A genomic segment from Pseudomonas sp. S09G 359 encodes:
- the rpe gene encoding ribulose-phosphate 3-epimerase, whose amino-acid sequence MQPFVIAPSILSADFARLGEEVDKVLAAGADFVHFDVMDNHYVPNLTIGPMVCAALRKYGITAPIDAHLMVSPVDRIIGDFIEAGATYITFHPEASLHVDRTLQLIREGGCKAGLVFNPATPLDVLKYVMDKVDMVLLMSVNPGFGGQKFIPGTLDKLREARALIDASGRDIRLEIDGGVNVNNIREIAAAGADTFVAGSAIFNAPDYQQVIDTMRAELALARP is encoded by the coding sequence ATGCAGCCCTTCGTTATTGCTCCATCGATTCTCTCCGCCGATTTCGCCCGCCTGGGTGAGGAAGTGGACAAGGTGTTGGCCGCCGGTGCCGACTTCGTGCACTTCGATGTCATGGACAACCACTATGTGCCCAACCTGACCATCGGCCCGATGGTCTGCGCGGCGCTGCGCAAGTACGGCATCACCGCGCCGATCGACGCGCACCTGATGGTCAGCCCGGTGGATCGCATCATCGGCGACTTCATTGAAGCCGGCGCGACCTACATCACCTTCCACCCGGAAGCCTCGCTGCACGTGGACCGCACCCTGCAACTGATCCGCGAAGGCGGCTGCAAGGCGGGCCTGGTGTTCAACCCGGCGACCCCGCTGGACGTACTCAAGTACGTGATGGACAAGGTCGACATGGTGCTGCTGATGAGCGTCAACCCAGGCTTCGGCGGGCAGAAGTTCATCCCCGGCACCCTCGACAAGCTGCGCGAAGCCCGTGCACTCATCGATGCCTCGGGCCGTGATATCCGCCTGGAAATCGACGGTGGGGTCAACGTCAACAATATCCGTGAAATCGCCGCTGCCGGCGCCGACACCTTTGTGGCCGGCTCGGCGATCTTCAACGCCCCGGACTATCAGCAAGTCATCGACACGATGCGTGCAGAGCTGGCGTTGGCGCGCCCATGA
- the trpE gene encoding anthranilate synthase component I, whose protein sequence is MIREEFLRLAAAGYNRIPLACETLADFDTPLSIYLKLADEPNSYLLESVQGGEKWGRYSIIGLPCRTVMRVHDHHVSITHDGVEIESHDVEDPLAFVETFKARYNVPTIPGLPRFNGGLVGYFGYDCVRYVEKRLGKCPNPDPLGVPDILLMVSDAVVVFDNLAGKMHAIVLADPSQADAFEQGQAGLEALLEKLRQPITPRRGLDLSRPPAADPVFRSSFTQDDYERAVDTIKEYILAGDCMQVVPSQRMSIDFKAAPIDLYRALRCFNPTPYMYFFNFGDFHVVGSSPEVLVRVEDNLITVRPIAGTRPRGATEEADLALEEDLLSDDKEIAEHLMLIDLGRNDTGRVSEIGSVKLTEKMVIERYSNVMHIVSNVTGELKAGLTAMDALRAILPAGTLSGAPKIRAMEIIDELEPVKRGVYGGAVGYFAWNGNMDTAIAIRTAVIKDGELHVQAGGGIVADSVPALEWEETLNKRRAMFRAVALAEQTPNS, encoded by the coding sequence ATGATCCGCGAAGAATTCCTGCGTTTGGCCGCTGCCGGCTATAACCGTATTCCCCTGGCCTGCGAAACCCTGGCCGACTTCGACACCCCGCTGTCGATCTACCTGAAACTGGCCGATGAGCCCAACTCTTACCTGTTGGAATCGGTGCAGGGCGGGGAGAAGTGGGGCCGCTATTCGATCATCGGCCTGCCGTGCCGTACCGTCATGCGTGTTCACGATCACCATGTGAGCATCACCCATGATGGCGTCGAGATCGAAAGCCATGATGTCGAAGACCCGCTGGCCTTCGTCGAAACCTTCAAGGCGCGCTACAACGTGCCGACCATCCCTGGGCTGCCGCGCTTCAATGGCGGCCTGGTCGGGTACTTTGGCTACGATTGCGTGCGCTACGTGGAAAAACGCCTGGGCAAATGCCCTAACCCGGACCCGCTGGGCGTGCCGGATATTCTGCTGATGGTGTCCGATGCGGTGGTGGTGTTCGACAACCTCGCCGGCAAGATGCACGCGATCGTGCTTGCCGACCCGTCCCAGGCCGACGCTTTCGAGCAAGGCCAGGCCGGCCTCGAAGCCCTGCTGGAAAAACTGCGCCAGCCGATCACCCCGCGTCGCGGCCTGGACCTCAGCCGTCCGCCGGCGGCCGACCCGGTGTTCCGCTCCAGCTTTACCCAGGATGACTACGAGCGCGCGGTGGATACCATCAAGGAATACATCCTTGCCGGTGACTGCATGCAAGTGGTGCCGTCGCAACGCATGTCCATTGACTTCAAGGCCGCGCCGATCGATTTGTATCGCGCGCTGCGTTGCTTCAACCCGACGCCGTACATGTACTTCTTCAACTTTGGCGACTTCCACGTGGTGGGCAGCTCGCCGGAAGTATTGGTGCGGGTCGAAGACAACCTGATCACCGTGCGCCCGATTGCCGGTACTCGCCCACGGGGCGCGACCGAAGAGGCCGACCTGGCGCTGGAAGAAGACCTGCTGTCCGACGACAAAGAAATCGCCGAGCACCTGATGCTCATCGACCTGGGCCGCAACGACACCGGGCGCGTCTCGGAAATCGGTTCGGTGAAACTCACCGAGAAGATGGTGATCGAGCGTTATTCCAACGTGATGCACATCGTGTCCAACGTCACCGGCGAGCTGAAAGCCGGCTTGACCGCGATGGACGCCCTGCGCGCGATTCTGCCGGCGGGCACCTTGTCGGGCGCGCCGAAAATTCGCGCGATGGAAATTATCGACGAGCTGGAGCCGGTCAAGCGCGGCGTCTACGGCGGCGCCGTGGGCTATTTCGCCTGGAACGGCAACATGGACACCGCCATTGCGATCCGCACGGCGGTGATCAAGGACGGGGAGCTGCATGTGCAGGCCGGCGGCGGGATTGTTGCCGACTCGGTGCCGGCCCTCGAATGGGAAGAAACCCTGAACAAGCGCCGCGCGATGTTCCGCGCCGTTGCGCTGGCTGAACAGACCCCCAATTCCTGA
- a CDS encoding phosphoglycolate phosphatase, producing MSGFEQLFPGKLPRLVMFDLDGTLIDSVPDLAAAVDEMLLKLGRKPAGVESVREWVGNGVHMLVRRALANHIDAEGVDEVEAEHALELFNVAYENGHELTVVYPGVRDTLKWLSKQGVEMALITNKPERFVAPLLDQMKIGRYFRWIIGGDTLPQKKPDPAALFFVMKMANIPASQSLFVGDSRSDVQAAKAAGVQCVALSYGYNHGRPIAEESPALVIDDLRLLIPGCLGAGAEITLPDIDPSPSGNSIVVVTRKLWMKVIKALARWRWRA from the coding sequence ATGAGCGGCTTCGAGCAGCTGTTCCCCGGCAAACTGCCACGGCTGGTGATGTTCGATCTGGACGGTACGTTGATCGATTCGGTGCCTGACCTGGCGGCGGCGGTGGACGAAATGCTGCTCAAGCTGGGGCGCAAGCCGGCGGGGGTCGAGTCGGTCCGCGAGTGGGTCGGTAACGGCGTGCACATGCTGGTGCGCCGCGCCCTGGCCAACCACATCGACGCCGAGGGTGTCGATGAGGTGGAGGCCGAGCATGCGCTGGAACTGTTCAACGTGGCCTATGAAAATGGCCACGAACTGACCGTGGTGTACCCCGGCGTGCGCGACACGCTCAAATGGCTGAGTAAGCAGGGCGTGGAAATGGCCCTGATCACCAACAAGCCGGAGCGCTTCGTCGCGCCGCTGTTGGACCAGATGAAAATCGGCCGTTATTTCCGCTGGATCATCGGTGGCGATACCCTGCCACAGAAGAAACCCGACCCGGCGGCGCTGTTTTTCGTGATGAAAATGGCCAATATCCCGGCGTCACAGTCGTTGTTTGTCGGTGACTCGCGCAGCGATGTGCAGGCGGCAAAGGCTGCTGGCGTGCAGTGTGTAGCCTTGAGTTACGGCTACAACCATGGCCGGCCGATTGCCGAAGAGTCCCCGGCGCTGGTGATTGATGACCTGCGACTGTTAATCCCGGGTTGCTTGGGAGCTGGCGCTGAGATAACGTTGCCCGATATCGATCCGTCCCCTTCTGGAAATTCCATCGTGGTGGTCACTCGCAAACTCTGGATGAAAGTCATCAAGGCCCTGGCCCGCTGGCGTTGGCGCGCCTGA
- the trpD gene encoding anthranilate phosphoribosyltransferase, with product MDIKTALSRIVGHLDLSTAEMSDVMREIMTGQCTDAQIGAFMMAMRMKSESIDEIVGAVSVMRELADKVELKTLDGVVDVVGTGGDGANIFNVSTASSFVVAAAGCTVAKHGNRAVSGKSGSADLLEAAGIYLNLTPVQVARCIDNVGIGFMFAQSHHGAMKHAAGPRKDLGLRTLFNMLGPLTNPAGVKHQVVGVFSQALCKPLAEVLQRLGSKHVLVVHSKDGLDEFSLAAPTFVAELKNDQISEYWVEPEDLGMKSQSLHGLAVESPAASLELIRDALGRRKTENGQKAAEMIVLNAGAALYAADHAYSLKEGVALAHDALHTGLAREKLEELGAFTAVFKMENEG from the coding sequence ATGGATATCAAGACTGCCCTGAGCCGTATCGTCGGCCACCTGGACCTGAGCACCGCTGAAATGAGCGATGTGATGCGCGAAATCATGACCGGCCAATGCACGGACGCGCAGATCGGCGCGTTCATGATGGCCATGCGCATGAAGAGCGAAAGCATCGACGAGATCGTCGGCGCCGTCTCGGTGATGCGTGAGCTGGCGGACAAGGTCGAACTCAAGACCCTCGACGGCGTGGTCGATGTGGTCGGCACCGGCGGCGACGGGGCAAATATTTTCAACGTGTCGACCGCGTCATCCTTTGTGGTGGCGGCGGCAGGTTGCACGGTGGCCAAGCACGGTAACCGTGCCGTGTCCGGCAAGAGCGGCAGTGCCGACCTGCTGGAAGCGGCCGGCATCTACCTGAACCTCACCCCGGTACAAGTGGCGCGCTGCATCGACAACGTCGGCATCGGCTTTATGTTTGCCCAATCCCACCACGGTGCGATGAAGCACGCCGCCGGCCCGCGCAAAGACCTCGGCTTGCGTACCCTGTTCAACATGCTCGGCCCGCTTACGAATCCGGCCGGTGTGAAACACCAGGTGGTCGGCGTGTTCAGCCAGGCGTTGTGCAAGCCGTTGGCCGAAGTGCTGCAACGCCTGGGCAGCAAGCATGTGCTGGTGGTGCATTCCAAAGATGGCCTGGACGAATTCAGCCTGGCCGCGCCGACCTTTGTGGCGGAGCTGAAGAACGACCAGATCAGCGAATATTGGGTCGAGCCTGAAGATCTCGGCATGAAGAGCCAGAGTCTGCACGGCCTGGCGGTGGAAAGCCCGGCGGCCTCGCTGGAGCTGATTCGCGATGCCCTGGGGCGTCGCAAGACCGAAAACGGTCAAAAAGCTGCCGAAATGATTGTTTTGAATGCTGGCGCGGCACTTTACGCGGCCGACCATGCCTATAGTCTCAAGGAAGGTGTCGCCTTGGCCCACGATGCGCTGCACACCGGCCTGGCTCGTGAAAAACTCGAAGAGCTGGGAGCATTCACCGCAGTATTCAAGATGGAGAATGAAGGATGA
- a CDS encoding lipoate--protein ligase family protein, with amino-acid sequence MIRPVMMTVEAGLAAEQDLLAAVCAGEREFGLLFWQPSDQALVMPRRLSRLPAFETASQISADAGWPVLLRETGGEPVPQSAATVNIALVYAPPRSEGDQGRIETGYQRLCQPICDLLLELGGDASVGEIDGAFCDGRYNVNLNGRKMVGTAQRWRQSGGRPVGLVHGALLLDNDREALIAAVNRFNAACGLDQRVRADSHIALHEAFPAPDAISRLDTLYRQMLASFLPV; translated from the coding sequence ATGATCCGGCCCGTGATGATGACTGTCGAAGCAGGGCTTGCCGCCGAGCAAGACTTGCTGGCCGCCGTTTGCGCCGGTGAGAGGGAATTCGGCCTGCTGTTCTGGCAGCCCAGCGATCAAGCCTTGGTCATGCCGCGCCGTCTGAGCCGCCTGCCGGCGTTTGAAACCGCCAGCCAAATCTCAGCCGATGCCGGTTGGCCAGTATTGCTGCGCGAAACCGGTGGTGAGCCGGTACCGCAATCAGCCGCCACGGTGAATATCGCCCTGGTCTACGCGCCACCGCGCAGTGAGGGCGATCAGGGCCGTATCGAAACCGGTTACCAGCGCCTGTGCCAGCCGATCTGCGATCTGTTGCTCGAGTTGGGCGGCGATGCTTCCGTCGGTGAAATCGACGGAGCGTTCTGCGACGGTCGCTACAATGTCAACCTCAACGGCCGCAAGATGGTCGGCACCGCTCAGCGCTGGCGTCAGAGCGGCGGTCGTCCGGTAGGGTTGGTGCACGGCGCGTTGTTGCTGGATAACGACCGTGAGGCATTGATTGCGGCGGTCAACCGCTTCAATGCAGCCTGCGGCCTCGATCAGCGGGTGCGCGCCGACAGCCATATCGCCCTGCATGAAGCTTTCCCCGCGCCGGATGCGATCAGCCGGCTGGATACCCTGTACCGTCAGATGCTGGCCAGCTTCCTGCCGGTTTAA
- a CDS encoding aminodeoxychorismate/anthranilate synthase component II, with translation MLLMIDNYDSFTYNVVQYLGELGAEVKVVRNDELSVAEIAALNPERIVVSPGPCTPTEAGISLEAIKYFAGKLPILGVCLGHQSIGQAFGGDVVRAREVMHGKTSPVFHKDLGVFQALNNPVTVTRYHSLVVKRETLPECLELTAWTQLEDGSVDEIMGLRHKTLNIEGVQFHPESILTEQGYELFANFLKQSGGTR, from the coding sequence ATGTTGCTGATGATTGATAACTACGACTCCTTTACCTACAACGTAGTGCAGTACCTGGGCGAGCTGGGTGCCGAGGTCAAGGTGGTGCGCAACGACGAACTGAGCGTGGCCGAAATCGCCGCGCTCAACCCGGAACGCATCGTGGTGTCGCCGGGCCCGTGCACGCCGACCGAGGCGGGTATTTCCCTCGAAGCGATCAAGTATTTCGCCGGCAAACTGCCGATCCTCGGCGTGTGCCTGGGCCACCAATCCATCGGCCAGGCCTTTGGCGGTGATGTGGTGCGCGCGCGCGAGGTGATGCACGGCAAGACCAGCCCGGTGTTCCATAAAGACCTGGGCGTATTTCAGGCGCTGAACAACCCGGTGACCGTGACCCGCTACCATTCGCTGGTGGTCAAGCGCGAAACCCTGCCGGAATGCCTGGAACTGACCGCCTGGACCCAGCTGGAAGACGGCTCGGTCGATGAGATCATGGGCCTGCGCCACAAGACACTGAATATCGAAGGGGTGCAATTCCACCCTGAGTCGATCCTGACCGAGCAGGGCTACGAGCTGTTCGCCAACTTTCTCAAGCAGAGCGGCGGCACGCGCTAA
- the trpC gene encoding indole-3-glycerol phosphate synthase TrpC, translating to MSVPTVLEKILARKAEEVAERRARVSLAELESQAKLADAPRGFARALIAQAKLKQPAVIAEVKKASPSKGVIREHFVPAEIAVSYEKGGATCLSVLTDIDYFQGSDLFLQQARAACKLPVIRKDFMVDPYQIVEARALGADCVLLIVSALDDVKMAELAAVAKSVGLDVLVEVHDGDELERALKTLDTPLVGVNNRNLHTFEVSLENTLDLLPRIPRDRLVITESGIVNRADVELMEISGVYSFLVGETFMRAENPGAELQRLFFPERGVAVSGSTLD from the coding sequence ATGAGTGTGCCGACCGTTCTGGAAAAGATTCTGGCCCGCAAAGCCGAAGAAGTCGCTGAGCGCCGTGCCCGTGTCAGCCTCGCCGAGCTGGAAAGCCAGGCGAAGCTCGCGGATGCACCGCGTGGTTTTGCCAGAGCCTTGATCGCCCAGGCCAAGCTCAAGCAGCCGGCGGTGATCGCCGAGGTCAAGAAAGCCTCGCCGAGCAAAGGCGTGATCCGCGAACATTTTGTACCGGCCGAGATCGCCGTCAGCTATGAGAAGGGCGGGGCGACGTGCCTGTCGGTGCTGACCGATATCGATTACTTCCAGGGTTCCGACCTGTTCCTGCAGCAGGCCCGCGCCGCGTGCAAGCTGCCGGTGATCCGCAAGGATTTCATGGTGGACCCGTACCAGATCGTTGAGGCCCGTGCCCTGGGTGCCGACTGCGTGCTGCTGATCGTTTCCGCACTGGATGACGTGAAGATGGCCGAGCTGGCAGCCGTGGCTAAAAGTGTCGGCCTGGATGTGTTGGTGGAAGTGCACGACGGCGATGAGCTGGAACGTGCGCTGAAAACCCTCGACACACCGTTGGTGGGGGTTAATAACCGTAACCTGCACACCTTCGAAGTCAGCCTGGAAAACACCCTCGACCTGCTGCCGCGTATTCCGCGCGATCGCCTGGTGATCACCGAGAGTGGCATCGTCAACCGTGCCGATGTGGAACTGATGGAAATCAGCGGGGTGTACTCGTTCCTGGTGGGCGAGACGTTCATGCGCGCCGAGAACCCAGGGGCGGAGTTGCAGCGCCTGTTTTTCCCGGAGCGGGGTGTGGCGGTGAGTGGGTCGACCCTGGACTGA